The Gloeobacter violaceus PCC 7421 DNA window CAAGCAAGGGCCAGCCGTTGTCTTTGGTGGACAGAACACTGACCGGCAGCGGCCAATCGATGGCCAGGGCCGGGTCGTCGTAGCGCAATCCCCGTTCGTAACCCGGAGTATAAAATTCGCCCACCTGATAGAGCACCTCGGCGCCGTCGGTGAGTGCTTGATAGCCGTGGGCGAACAGGCCCGGTACGTACAGCGCCCAGCGGTTGTCTTCGCTCAGTTCGACGCCGATGTGCTGCAGGTAAGTCCGCGAGCCGGGCCGCAGGTCGACAATCACGTCGTAAATGGCGCCGCGGGTGCAGCGGACAAGCTTGGTCTCGAGGGCGGGGGCCACCTGGTAGTGCAGGCCGCGCAGGGTGCCTGCCCGATGGTTGTACGACAGATTGCTCTGGGCGAAGGTGCCCGCGAGGCCTTGCGCTTCGAACTCGCGCGCGCAGAAGGTGCGGGCGAAAAAGCCCCGCTCGTCCTCGCGCCGCTCCAGTTCGATGATCCAGGCCCCGGCGAGTTTGGTGTTGATAAATTGCATCGATGGGTTACTCCGCTGCGGTCAAGACGGGCTGCTGAACGAGTACGCTTTTGTCCTGCTCGGTGCTGACGTACTCGGACCAAAAAAGCTCGTTGTCAATCTGGCCGGTCTCCAGCAGGTGCTGGATCTGCTTGAGGCGCGTGTGGCCGCGAAATTCGAACAGCTCCGTGTCCATGTGGATCTTCGAGAAGATTTCTAGTAATTGCCGCGCACCCAGGGCCACATTGCGGCGGCACTGGAAGCCGGGCAGTTGGGTGTTGATCTTGTCGAAGCAAACTTTGTAATCGCGCCTGTCCGTCGGGTTGGAACCCAAACTCAGCTTGCACCCCGGGAAAGTCTCGGCGATGATCCGCGCGATGTCCTTGACCTGGTAGTTCTCGGCGTTGTCCCCGACGTTGAAAATTTCGTTGTGCACCATCTGGCGCGGTGCTTCGAGCGCACAGTAAATCGCCTGGCACATATCGAGCACGTGCACAAACGGCCGCCAGGGGGTGCCGTCGCTCTCCATGCGGATCTCCTTGGCGGTCCAGGCAAAACCGGCCAGCGAGTTGACCACCAGGTCGAAGCGCATACGCGGTGAAGGACCGTAGGCGGTCGCGTTGCGCAAAAACGTCGGGGAGAAATTCTCGTCCGCCATCGGGGCCAAATCGCGCTCCACAAAGATTTTGCAGCGCGCGTAGGCAGTCAGCGGGTTGACTTCCGACTCTTCGGTGCTGAACTTCTCGCCGCCCGCGCCGTAGACGCTGCAGCTGGACATGTAGACGAAGCGGCTCACCCCGGCGCGCTTGGCCTTTTTGGCCAGTTCGATCGTGCCGATGTGGTTGATGTCGTAGGTAATCGTCGGGTTGAGCTGGCCGACCGGGTCGTTGGAGAGTTCCGCCAGGTGGACGATGGCGTCGTAGCCGCGCAAATCTTCTTCAGTGATGTGGCGGATGTCTTGGCGCAGGTGCAGCGGTGCCTGGCGCACGCCGTTGTAGAGCCAGCCGACTTTGTGAAAGCCGGTGTCGAGACCTGTGACCTCGTGCCCGCGCTCGAGCAGCACGCCGCCGAGCAGGGTGCCGATGTACCCTTCGGTACCGGTTGCAAGAATTTTCATGGGTAGGTGGGTTCCTATCGTGTCAGGGTCAGCCGGCTGGTCACCGACCCGGGAATGCGCTCGACCACGGCTTTGCCGATCGGAATCGAGGCGGTGGCCGCCGGGGAGGGCGCGTTGAGTACGTGCAGAGAGTGGTTGCCCGTGGCGAACAAAAAGTCGTCCACCAGCTTGCCTTGGCGGGTGAGCGCCTGGGCTCTGACGCCGCTGCCCGCCGGCACGACATCCTCGGGCTGCACCTCCGGGATGAGCTGTTGCAAGGAGCGCACGAAGGCGGCTTTCGAAAGCGAGCGGACGATTTCTTTGAATCCTTCGCCCGCGTGGCGGGCGGCAAGTTTCCAGAAACCGCCGTAGGCCAAGACCTCGGCGGTGTCGCCCAGGTTTATCTCACCCCAGGAGTAGCCCTCCCGCGCCAGCGCCAGCACCGCATTGGGGCCCGCGTGGACGGTGCCGTCGATCATGCGCGTGAAGTGCACCCCCAGAAACGGAAAGTCCGGGTTGGGCACCGGGTAGATCAGGTGCCTGCACAGGTGGCGCTTCTCGGGAACCAGTTCGTAGTACTCGCCGCGAAAGGGCACAATCTTCGCCTCGGTCGCCAGGCCGCACAACTCGGCTACCCGATCGCAAAAAAGCCCCGCGCAGTTGATGAAGTAGCGGGTAAAGAAGCTGCCCCGGTCGGTCTCCAGGGTGATGCCGTCGGCGGCGGCGGCCAAATTCACCACGCGCGTGCCCAGCCGCACCTCGCCGCCGCGCTCAGCGACGATGCGCGCGTAGGCGGCGGCCACCTGGGCATAATTGACGATGCCCGCGGTCGGCACGCGGATGGCGGCAAGCCCCCGCACGTGCGGCTCGATCGCGCGCAGCTGCTCAGCACCGATGCGCTCGACGGGAATACCGTTGGCCAGGCCGCGCGCCAGCAAGTTCTCCAGCTGCGGGAGTTCCCGCGATTCGGTAGCGACAATCACCTTGCCGCAGATGTCGTACTCGATGCCGTGCTTCTGGCAAAACTCGACCACCGCGCGGCGGCCGGCGGTGGCGAAGCGGGCTTTGAGGCTGCCGGGTTTGTAGTAGACTCCCGAATGGATGACGCCGCTGTTGTGGCCGGTCTGGTGGCCGGCCCAGGACGATTCTTTTTCGAGCACCAGCAGGCGGGCGCCGGGGTAGCGCTCGGTGAGGGCCATGCCCACCGAGAGCCCGACGATGCCGCCGCCGACAATGGCAAAATCGAATGCGCTCATCTCACCACACCTTCCACGGCGCTTTGCCGGAATTCCACAGATCTTCGAGCAACCGCTTGTCGCGCAGGGTGTCCATCGGTTGCCAGAAGCCGTCGTGACGGTAAGCCGAAAGTTGCCCCAGGTGCGCCAGTTTGGCGAGCGGCTCCTGCTCCCAGACGGTCGTGTCGTCTGCAATATAGTCGATGACCTCCGGCTCCAGCACAAAATAGCCGCCGTTGATATAGGCGCCGTCGCCGTCGGGTTTCTCCTGGAAACTGGAGACCAGGGTCTGATCCTGCGGCAGGCGGACCGCCCCGAAGCGGCCCGGAGGCCGGGTGACCGTCATCGTGGCCAGGGTGCCGCTCGCTTTGTGCAGGGCGAGCACCGCGCCGATATCGACGTTGGCGACGCCGTCGCCGTAGGTAAAGCAAAAAGTTTGACTGCCGATGTGCTCGCGCACGCGGCGCAACCGGCCGCCGGTCATTGAATGCTCGCCGGTGTCGACGAGGGTGACGCGCCAGGGCTCGGCGTTGCGGCAGTGCACTTCCATGTGGTTATAGCGAATGTCGAAGGTGACATCCGATTCGTACAAAAAATAGTTGGCGAAATACTCTTTGATGACGTGCCCGCGGTAGCCGCAGCAGATGATGAAATCGTTGATGCCGTGGGCCGAATAGATTTTCATGATGTGCCAGAGCATGGGCCGGTTGCCGACCTCGACCATGGGCTTGGGCTTGATCTGGGTCTCTTCGCTCAGGCGGGTGCCTAGCCCGCCCGCCAGCAACACTGCTTTCATAGATTCCTCGCTCGGTGGTATCGCTGAACGAACGCTTGCAACAATGGCCGGGGCCGATTTAGTGGATCCGCTGGACACTCAAGTGCGCTTCTCTCTGGCTGAATTCGCTGACGGAGGGGTTGTATCCGGGCGGCGGAGCCACCCCGGTGGCCTGCCGCCAGTGGGCGGCGGTCACCGTCTGCAGCAAATAACTGTCGTCCGCTTTGCGCACGTGATACCAGGTCTGTTCGTCGCAGTCGCGGCACCAAAAAGCCTCCAGCCATTCGTGCTGCAAAGGCACCGCCTTGGACACCATCAGCGAAAACTGGGCCTTGCGCTTGCTGACGCCGCGCTCGCGCAACTGCTGCAGGCTCTCGGTAAAGATCGAATACTTGCGGCTGCAGCTGCTCAAATAGCACCCATGTATCGGACAGGCGATGCGCCGCCCACCCGGGCGGGTCCGATTTCGATTGCGCTCACACCTTTTGCTCACTTCGGCCTCCGTCTGGGAAGAGGTTGCGTTCGGGGAGGCTGAGATTGCTGAACCGTCAAGCCCGCCCGAGGTTCCGTTTCTCGACGCTGCCCATGGCAGGCAGCCATCGAAGCAATATGTTGATGTCTATTTGATTTAGCGAGCCAAGTATGACATCGCCAATAACGTGAGGACAATTGGTGAAAAGCCCCAAATCAGCGCATGATCAGGGCCGTTCCCAAGCGCAGATCCTTGATCAAAAGCCGACCGAAACTCGCAGAAAATAACCATAGCTAAGTAAAAACACCGGCTTGAGTTAACAACAGTACTGAGAAGTATTGTTCGTCACAATTTTAAGCTTTAACTACTTTCAACATCCTGCGGAGCTTCGAATGTAGTAAACAGCACATGAAGCCCAGGGCGCGACTTTTCAGGTGCGGACCGGCACCCGCACAAACCGTCGCGTATGCTACCAAAAATAATGCTGTTGCCCGTCGCCCCAAAAAAGGGCCTGCTGGTGCAGGCCCATCGGTTCTCAAAGTGGGTGGAGTTGGCCCACGGGCTGTGGGTGCGCTTTCAGCCCACTTTTGACTCGTAGAGCAATCCGTACTCCATGGCAATGCGCACCAGCCCGGCGGTGTTGCGGGTGCCGAGCTTCTGCATCAGCCGGGCGCGGTGGGAATCGACCGTGCGGGGACTGATAAACAGCCGTTCGGCGATCTCGATATTGGTAAACTCCTGCGAGATCAAACTTAAAATCTCGCGTTCTCTCTCGGTCAGGTGAATAGCCAGCTTGCTGTACTTGCCGGCTTCTTCCGCCAGGTGATAATTCTCGACAATGAGCTTGGTAATCGCCCGGCCGAAGACCAGATAGCCGGAAAGCACCAATCCTACGGCATTGAGCAGTTCATGGCTTTCGACATTCTTGAGGATGCAGCCGCTCGCACCGACACGGAAAGCCTGCAGAAAGTCCTCTTCCATTTCGGTGACAATCAAGATTTTTGCCGCCGGTTCGATATTGTGCATGAGGCGGGTGACCTCGATGCCGTCAAGTTCGGGCATGGCGGCATCGAGCAACACAAGATCCGGCTTCGACTGCCGAAACATCTGTACGGCGAGCTGGCCTTCGCAGGCTTCCTCAACCGCAAACAGGTTGCCCGCAGAGCGCAGCATGCTGCAAAACCCCCTACGCACCACGGCGTGGTCGTCGACGATCAAGATTCGGGTTGAACTGGAATCAACATTAGACACTGTACACCTTGCCTTTTTCTTACTGGAAGGGAAATGGGACTGTCAGAAAAGCAACCAGAAGTGCTTACAGCAGAAAAACTGTAAGTCTTGTGCTAGAACAGCCCCTTCCTGACAAAGAATCTGTGCCAATGGAAGTGGGTAAAGAGAATGGACGTAACCGTTGAACGGGTTCAAGCACGCCCGATATGGCTGAAAAATAGCGATGCGAGGCGGAGCGGCATGTAGCAGCATCCGAGGGTGTGAACGGGGCTTCTGAAGGCTTTTGGTCAAGGCCAAGCCTCTGGCAAGGAAAGCAGTGCTTTCCTGCGTACGTGCGCTTTTGCATATGAACCTCCGGGGGGGGATAGGTCTGGACGGAGCCAAGTCATCAGCAGGAGTCAAGTGCTAGTTTGTCACTCTATTCGTGAGATTCCTATTAGTGTAAAACCGATTTTATCCAAGAAAACGTATCCGTGGAAATACGTAATTCGGCATTTCACTACGCCTCTATGTGCCATTTACCTCAGGAGCATTACCGGTCCCATCCACTGTGGTTCCCCAAAAAGAGGGAATTTGGGCCGGTAGGCTGTGTTCTGTGTAATCTACCAGACTCCGGATCCTTTTTTCCAGCATTTGGTAAGGTCTCCTGAATAGGAAGCTGTACATGCTGGTCTGTCGGCAGCCCGTCGATGAACACTCTGTGGATTATAGACACGGTTCAACTGCATTATGCAGTTTTCAGAAGCAAACCGGGGAATTCACCCTATAGGGTGATCGCCCCGGATTTCACAAGCTGGCCTGCAAAGCTGATGCCAGGCTGCGAACAAACCCTCGGTGGATTGGGCCGGTTGATGGGATGGTCTTGCTCATCAGCGCTATGGGGAGCAAATCGGCGGCGGCGCGGCGACGGTCATCCAGACACAGATATGGACCAGATACGTTCCATCGGGGTCAAAATTGTCAGCCCGGGCTGACAATAGCCGCCGCCGCCCGGCGGTGTTCAGAATGCACCTATGGCTGCAATCTGCTTACAGCAAGACTTTCAGCATTTAAAGCGCTTTGGCGGCCAGGTAACCGGCCCAACCTGCCGCCAGCCCGCCCAGGAGACTACCCAGCAAGTAACCCATCGCCGTCGGATAATCGCCTTTTTGCAACAGCACCAGGCACTCAATGCTCAAAGCACTGAAGGTAGTAAAACCGCCGCAAAAACCGGTGCCTGCCAACAGCAGCAATGCCGGGTCGATGCGCAGCGCAACGCTCCACGCAAACAATCCACCGAGCATAAACGAGCCGACCAGATTGACCAGCAGCGTCCCGAACAGGAAGGGCGGCGCACCGGCCCACTGTGATATCCCAAGACCGACCCAGTAGCGGGCCAGACTGCCGAGCGCTCCACCAACCATCACCAACACCGACTCCCGCACCACCGGATGCCTCCTACGCGTCGAACGTGCCTTAGAGACCGTTGGCCGGGGGGCGGTTCTTGCACCCGGATCGGGGCGCAAAGGCGGGCCTCACCGCCTGCTTTCAGGGTAGAAGGCGAAACCGAGAGCCGTCAATCCGGTCTGTTGGAGCGCCCGACCCGTCCGCAGTTTTGATGCTGCGGTCCGCCAACCGGTTATTGCGCAGCAAAAAGGCCCCCGAAGGGGCCTTTTGGGTAGTTTTGGTTTACAAGGTTATCTACCAACCCCGCCTTACTCAGGCCGCGACAGTAGCGCGGGCGCGAGCGAAGGGAACTACGTTGTTAGTAGCACTTGGTTTTTTGCTCTAACCGAGCAGGCTTCAGTTACGCTCTAATTGCCCTGTCGAAGCCAGTACATCCCCGAGTTGGTGGAGATGAGGGGAATCGAACCCCTGTCCAGAACAGCCGATCACGCACCCTAGTCTCCCTTTTCACGTACGTTGGGGAAAGACAAACCAACGGCAGCTTTTAAGTCTTTGCGGGACTCCCCATATTCTAACAACTCGAACAACGATGCGTCTGCTGCGAAACGTTTTTGCGCCGATCCGGCCGCTACGCTGCCGGCGCAGAACCGGGGGCCGCCCTCTCGGTCCCGGCTATACTCTATGAGTCGGTTTGCCCGTGGGGAGCTTCGCCGCCATGCTCCGCGTCGACGAGTTGCTGCGCCTGGAGGTCTTTGCGAAACTGCCGCCTTCCCGGCTGGAGTGGGTGTGTGGGCGTGTCCGGCCCGTAGTGCTGTGCGCCGGTGAAACGCTTGTCAAAGAGGGCGATCCGCCGCGGGGATTTTTCATCCTGGCTGAGGGCAAGCTGGGCATCTGGCGCCAGAGCGACGGTGTGGAGATGCCCATCGGCCGGCACGAGGCGCCGGGCTTCGTGGGGGAGGTGCCGGTGCTGACCGACGAGCCGATGCTGGTGAGCGTCCGGGCGCTCACCGACTGCCGCGTCTACGAACTGCCCGCCAGTGACTTTTTAGAACTCATTCACACCTGCCGCGATGTCGAGCGGTTGATCTTCCGGGAGGTGCACCACCGCCTGCGCGGGTTGGAATCTTTCGTGCGCACCCGCGAGAAGATGGCGGCTTTGGGCACGCTGTCGGCGGGTCTGGCCCACGAACTGAACAATCCGGCGGCAGCCCTGGTGCGCGTACTCAACAACGTCGCCCCGGCCATCGTCGAGTTGCAGCGGATGAACCTGATTTATGGCCAGAGCAACCCTGATCCCAAGCACTCCGAGCAGTGGCTGCAGGTGCGCGACGTGGGCTACGAAGCCATCGCCCATCCCACCGAGGACGCATCGGTGCGGGACGATCTCGAAGAACAACTGCTCGC harbors:
- the rfbC gene encoding dTDP-4-dehydrorhamnose 3,5-epimerase: MQFINTKLAGAWIIELERREDERGFFARTFCAREFEAQGLAGTFAQSNLSYNHRAGTLRGLHYQVAPALETKLVRCTRGAIYDVIVDLRPGSRTYLQHIGVELSEDNRWALYVPGLFAHGYQALTDGAEVLYQVGEFYTPGYERGLRYDDPALAIDWPLPVSVLSTKDNGWPLLAPAMQEQH
- a CDS encoding NAD-dependent epimerase/dehydratase family protein is translated as MKILATGTEGYIGTLLGGVLLERGHEVTGLDTGFHKVGWLYNGVRQAPLHLRQDIRHITEEDLRGYDAIVHLAELSNDPVGQLNPTITYDINHIGTIELAKKAKRAGVSRFVYMSSCSVYGAGGEKFSTEESEVNPLTAYARCKIFVERDLAPMADENFSPTFLRNATAYGPSPRMRFDLVVNSLAGFAWTAKEIRMESDGTPWRPFVHVLDMCQAIYCALEAPRQMVHNEIFNVGDNAENYQVKDIARIIAETFPGCKLSLGSNPTDRRDYKVCFDKINTQLPGFQCRRNVALGARQLLEIFSKIHMDTELFEFRGHTRLKQIQHLLETGQIDNELFWSEYVSTEQDKSVLVQQPVLTAAE
- the lhgO gene encoding L-2-hydroxyglutarate oxidase yields the protein MSAFDFAIVGGGIVGLSVGMALTERYPGARLLVLEKESSWAGHQTGHNSGVIHSGVYYKPGSLKARFATAGRRAVVEFCQKHGIEYDICGKVIVATESRELPQLENLLARGLANGIPVERIGAEQLRAIEPHVRGLAAIRVPTAGIVNYAQVAAAYARIVAERGGEVRLGTRVVNLAAAADGITLETDRGSFFTRYFINCAGLFCDRVAELCGLATEAKIVPFRGEYYELVPEKRHLCRHLIYPVPNPDFPFLGVHFTRMIDGTVHAGPNAVLALAREGYSWGEINLGDTAEVLAYGGFWKLAARHAGEGFKEIVRSLSKAAFVRSLQQLIPEVQPEDVVPAGSGVRAQALTRQGKLVDDFLFATGNHSLHVLNAPSPAATASIPIGKAVVERIPGSVTSRLTLTR
- the rfbF gene encoding glucose-1-phosphate cytidylyltransferase; its protein translation is MKAVLLAGGLGTRLSEETQIKPKPMVEVGNRPMLWHIMKIYSAHGINDFIICCGYRGHVIKEYFANYFLYESDVTFDIRYNHMEVHCRNAEPWRVTLVDTGEHSMTGGRLRRVREHIGSQTFCFTYGDGVANVDIGAVLALHKASGTLATMTVTRPPGRFGAVRLPQDQTLVSSFQEKPDGDGAYINGGYFVLEPEVIDYIADDTTVWEQEPLAKLAHLGQLSAYRHDGFWQPMDTLRDKRLLEDLWNSGKAPWKVW
- a CDS encoding response regulator, with the translated sequence MSNVDSSSTRILIVDDHAVVRRGFCSMLRSAGNLFAVEEACEGQLAVQMFRQSKPDLVLLDAAMPELDGIEVTRLMHNIEPAAKILIVTEMEEDFLQAFRVGASGCILKNVESHELLNAVGLVLSGYLVFGRAITKLIVENYHLAEEAGKYSKLAIHLTEREREILSLISQEFTNIEIAERLFISPRTVDSHRARLMQKLGTRNTAGLVRIAMEYGLLYESKVG
- the crcB gene encoding fluoride efflux transporter CrcB translates to MVRESVLVMVGGALGSLARYWVGLGISQWAGAPPFLFGTLLVNLVGSFMLGGLFAWSVALRIDPALLLLAGTGFCGGFTTFSALSIECLVLLQKGDYPTAMGYLLGSLLGGLAAGWAGYLAAKAL